The sequence below is a genomic window from Sneathiella sp. P13V-1.
TGAACTGGATTGTTCCTCAACATCTTAAATCTTTACCTGACTTTCAACAAATTCTACCTTTGCTCGAACAGGCAGTTTCTCAAAACAAGGATGTCAATCTGGATTTTGGACAAGTCGTAAAATGTATGACGAACCCTGTTCTCTTAGCCTCGTTGAAAAGGATAAGGCTCTCCGACCCGTTACTAGAAAAACTGCTAGAAACCTTCAGAAGACAAACTCTTGCAGCCCTTGCCAGTGACATTCAATTGGAAGACGCATTAAAACAAGTTCTTCTATCCATACTTTTACCATTTGCCAAATACTCGTTTATGGCTGAGTACGTCTTTAGTGAAAGTGATTTCGAAAAACAGACAATTCCAAAAGTCGTTGAAAAAATTAAAAATTCACCTGCGTTTTCGATAGGCAACGCCCTTAATTTCGTGATCATTTGTTCTTATAAAACACCTTACAAAGATGTTGACCTGACAGATTGTGCGAAAAATTGGGGTAATACTAAGATTGACGCTTTAAATGAGTTCATCGACATAACAATCAATGAACCTCTGGCGGAACGCGCACTTATTCCAACAATTTCACAACTAACAAAAATCGAAGACTCAATTTCCTTGAGTGTTCGCGAACAATATGAAGAGAACCCTTATCCACGTTGGGAGCATTTTCCAAACAGGGGCGGGACAAAATTCCCGCTTCATATTGCGACCCTCCTCCCTTCTTTGAAGGGGAACGTCCCCTCCATGCCAGAGCATCCTGAAATCCTCATAGCGGGGTGTGGGACTGGTCAGCAGCCAATATCAACATCTTTTGCATTTCCTGACGCAAACGTAACAGCAGTGGATTTGAGCCTTGCGAGTATCGCCTACGCGAAAAGGAAAACCAACGAATTAGGCATCAAAAACCTGTCCTTTGGTCAGGCTGATATTATGGAACTGAGGTCCCTTGATAGGAAATTTAACGTAGTCGAGTGCGCCGGTGTGCTCCATCACATGCATGACCCTATTGCAGGATGGAAAGTGCTCGTTGACCTTCTTGAAGATGATGGCTTTATGCTTATCGCACTTTACAGTGAAATAGGACGTCGCGACATCGTCGCTGCTAGAGAATTTATTGAAAAACAAGGCTACGGGAACGATGCAAACAACATTAGAGCCTGCAGAAAACACCTTTTATCGTTACCCGATAGCGAAATAGCAAAGGCTGTATGCCGACACTCTGATTTTTACACTATGTCAGCTTGCCGAGACCTTATCTTCCATGTTCAGGAGCACCGCTTCACAATTCCACAAATAGAGAAGGCCCTGGACACACTAGGTTTGGAGTTTCTGGGCTTCCAGAATACTCACAAGCACCAAGATGAAGCATATACTCGGAACTATCCTGATGATGTTTTCAAAACTAATCTGGATCACTGGAACCAGTTTGAACAAGATAACCCTGATATCTTTTCAGCTATGTATAAATTCTGGGTTCGAAAAAGAAAGTCATAAAACTGGAGACAGTGCTTCTAGCAATGGATTAATCAGATCTCCGTAACGTTCTTTTTGCCCCACCGAGCTGTTATAAATTGGCTGACGCACCTGGTTACTACTTGCCGTAGATACGGCGCGTTTATTTTTATGAAACTCCAAGCAAACCGGGTCCCAATCCAGACCGCAATAATCAAGAATACGCCTTGCTTGACCTTCCAAATCTGCCACGACGTCCTCATATTGAACATCCAATATTCTGCCTGGCAACGCTTCATGCCAATGCGCCATCATGTTTTCATAATTCACATAATATGCCCCCAGTTCTTGCATATCATTTGAAAATCTAAGTTTATCAAAGAATGAGGTCTTAAAATTTGACAGGCATGTATCTACCGGATTTCTGCGACAATGAATAATCTTGGCATTAGGGAACAACATGTGAATGACACCGATATTTGTGAAATTACTCGGCATCTTGTCAATTACATGATCTGCGTTTGGAGCCAACTTAACCATGTTTTCCAGAACGTGGTTTGCCTCAACCGTTAACGCATATCTGATTTTCTCATAATCAGAATCTTTTTCGTCAATAAACGGTATTTTGTTAGGAAAAGCAGCGGAAAGCCGTGTTCCTGCCTCTTTAATATTTTGAAGCTCACCAGCTCCATGCACACCGCTTAAACTGGATAAAACCTGTTCAATCAACGTAGTACCGGAGCGAGGCATACCAACGATAAAAATAGGTACATCTGTTTCCGTAGTTGCAACTTTTCCACGGCACCAATCCCCACCAATCGGAAAGAACTGCATAATCCCCTTAAACACCCTAGCTTCGTCATCTCCTTCACGGGCTTCATCTTTTAGCAAATCATTTGCTTTTATGAAGTATTTAAAACTACCTATGTGATCATTCAAATTCTCATAATATCTCCCAAGTGCATATTGGGCGTTGGCGAGATCCGAAGTTTCAGAAATTGATGGCAGCACTTCCTCTAGCTTAGTAAAGACTTTTTCATACTTATCGCCTTTTTGAAATTTCACGTATTGAGACAATGTATAATAAGCGGCTCCTCTTGTCGGAAAGGAGCCAATGAGTTGCTCGCACTGCTTAACAGCTTTACGTGTTTCGCCCAACATCCCAAGCACAGTCGCTATTGATTGTGATACTTCGTAATCTCCAGGCTTAAGACGTAGTGCTTTCTGATAAACCTTCTTTGCATCAACAAGTCTCTGATTTATTACCAAAGCATCCCCAAAACAAATCAATCGACTAGCAACGTCTGGCAGGATCTTTAAAGATTTCTCATAATTGCTGATAGCGAGCTCAGCTCTCCCAAGACGTAGAGCAATATCTCCCAAGATCGCATATGGTGTCGCATATTCTGGATAGAGATCTATGCACTGCCGACAAGCTTCCTCTGCTCTTGCATCATCACCTTGGAGAAAACACTGCCTTGCAATAGCGATCAGCTGTTGTAGTTGTTGAAGTTGCATCAGCGACAACCCCGTAGTCTCAGGTGTCAAAAGCTGCTTATTCCGCAATTTCTGCCCTTGCTTTGCTGCGCTTTGTCGTCTTGCTTTTCTGTTCACAGATATGTTCCACCAAATGACCGATTTGAATTACCAAACTTCTACCAAATAGCCAGCCTCGCATCAACAACGCGGATTTCTGATTCAAATCAAGCACTTCTGTAAAGGTTAACGGGGAAATTGATTCCGAGGTGAGAACATTTTTCCTAGTAAGCAGTCACATTGCTGCCGATAACCATCGCTTTACCATACCAATAAAATCGTCATTTTTCCGCAGTTTTTAAGGCATTTCAAAAAACTGGCACACCTGTTGCAGATAGAGCCTCGAGTGAGTTTGCGATCAGAAGATTGCTTGTTGAAATTGCTACAGGAGAAAAAAAATGGCATTTTCAGTCAACACAAATGTAAGCGCAATGGCGGCTCTCCGCACATTGACGATGACACAAAGTTCGCTGAATTCTGTTCAGCGTCAAATTGAAACTGGCCTTAAAGTTGCCGAAGCCAAGGACGATCCGTCTACATTTACTATTGCGCAAGGCATGCGTGGTGATGTTGGATCATTGAAAGCCATTCAAGAAGGCTTATCCTTCGGCCAGGCTACAGTTAACATGGCCAATGCTGGTGCCCTTCAGATTTCTGAAGTGATCATCGACCTGAATAAGAAAGTGACACAGGCTTTCAATGAAGGTTTGGACATTACGATCCTTCAAGAAGAGGCTGATGCCCTTGTTGAGCAGATCAACAGCATCGTGAACACCACAATCTTTAATGGTGTGAACCTGATTGACGGATCTGGAACTGATCTGGAAGTTTTGTCAGCTCTTGGTGGTGTTACCCAAACTGTCCCAGCGCAAGACGCGACCACAGCAACACTGGGCTTAACAGGGTTTGATCTTTCTGCTAATGCATCCATCATCACAATTGATGATTCATATGCAATCGCTGAGGACGATGTTTACACCCTAACTTTGTCAGATGCGAACGGCACAACAGCCATTCACCGTTTCGAAATGACAGCGGATGGTAACGCCCTAACATCCGCACCTGATGAAAGTGCGACACCTCCTATTTATGTTCACGCAGTAACAGTTGACCCTGCCAACCAATCAGTTCAGGAAATGACTGGTATCATGGCTCAAACCATGCGCCAGGAAGGCTTTGCAGTCACTCTTGGTGAGTCTGGCACAATCACAATCGCGCATGGTCAAAATGTCGCTACTACTGCGAATAATGGCGCGACTGACCTTACCACAACAGTGATTGCTGGTATCAATAATACAGGTAACGATCCACTTGCAGTTCTTGAAAATGCTGAAATGTTGGTAGGTCAGATCATGACAACCTTGGGTACCGCGGCAAACCGCCTGGATAGCCAAAGTGAGTTCACTCAGTTGCTCGTCGATAAGCTTCAAGAGGGTCTAGGTATCCTCGTGGATGCGAACCTCGCCGAAGCCAGCGCTGAACTGCAGGCACTGCAAACCAAAGAACAACTTGGTATTCAGTCTCTGTCGATTGCCAACTCCAGACCTCAGTCAATCTTGTCTCTATTCCAGTAAGGTAATACATTAGTAAGGATTTTAGAGGAAACTCTATATTCATACTGAGACAGTAGAGTTGATAGATGTCTGTAGCAGCATATCAAAAAGCAAATCAGAATACCGAAAACCCCCGTCAAACGGAATATCGGGCATTCGCAATCTTCACTCGCGCTTTGGAAGAAGCTGAGGCCAAGGGTCCCGTTGAAGTGGTGAAGGCCGTCGCTGATAATCGTCAGCTCTGGCTCACCCTTCAGATGGACCTAGCATCGGAAGATAACAAACTACCGAAAGAGCTTAAGGCCCAGCTTATTTCCATCTCAATATGGGTGAACCGTTACAGCGCTGAAGCTCTAAAAGGCGAAGCCTCACTAGAACCACTCATTACAGTCAATAAACAAATCATGGAAGGCCTAAGAGGCACATCCTCTAGCGCTGAGGCAGAAGCTCCTTCCCCTACAGCGTAGCTAAATATTTTCCCCCTTTCTATTTGTCCCTACCGAAAATTCCCACTACCCTATCTTAAACTAGTAACGCCAAGTAGGGCGTAGAGGTAGGAAAATGAGCTGGGAAAAAGAAGCGCAAGAAATAAAATACATGCGTCAAGCTGCCCGAAAGATGGGCGGCGAAGAAGCCATCAAAAAACAACATGAAAAAGGCCGCCTCACCATACGGGAGAGGATTGACCTTTTACTGGATAACAACAGCTTTCACGAACATGGATCCCTCGCAGGCTCTTCTGAGAGAGATGAGGATGGCAACTTAACTGATTTCTCTCCCGCAAATTATATAACAGGCCTTGGAAAAGTGAACGGGCGACCAGTTGCGGTCGGGGGTGAAGATTTCACCTTGAAAGGTGGCTCACCCAATGCCGCCGGACTTCGAAAAAGTGTCTATGCTGAGGAACTGGCCCTTCAATATAAAGTTCCATTGGTTCGTATGCTGGAAGGTGGCGGCGGCAGTGTCGCTGGATCAAAAGGTAATCAGGGGCCTGTTGGTAGCCCCGTTTTTGAGAAACCCCGATTTAAATCCATCGCTCAAATGATGTCTGTCGCCCCTGTGGCATCCGCTGCGCTCGGCCCCGTGGCAGGTTTTCCAGCGGCACGCTTCGCTGCCTCTCATTTTTCTGTGATGACAAAAGAAACATCCCAAATTCTCATTGCTGGACCTGCAGTCGTCTCTCGGGCGCTCGACACTGACATGACCAAAGAAGAACTGGGCGGAGAGAAGATCCATAGTCGCAACGGCGTGGCCACAAACATCGCCAAATCCGAAGAAGATGCCCTAAATCAAATTCGGACATTTTTAAGCTATCTGCCTACGAATGTATGGAACCTTCCCCCGGTAAGCGCTTCGAATGATCCTGAAGACAGGTGCGAGGATGACCTTATATCCATCATCCCCAAAAACAGACGACAACCTTTCAACATGCGGAAAATCCTGAAAGCCGTTGTGGATGAAGGCAGCTACTTTGAAATGAACAAAGGATATGGTCCAAGCCTGATCACAGCTTTCGGCCGCATGAAAGGTGTTCCTGTTGGCATCATCGGAAATGATTGTAAATATTATGCAGGAGCCATGGGCGCGCACGCCGCTATCAAAACACGCCGTTTTATTGAGCTTTGCGATACCTTCCATTTACCTATTTTGAATTTCGTCGATGAACCCGGCTTTATGATTGGCCCTGACTCAGAAAAATTGGGAACTATTCGATATGGGACCTCAGCGGTTGCCTCCTCCGTCATGTCAGTTGTTCCGTGGGCGACCGTCATTGTCAAAAAAGCCTTTGGTGTTGCCGCCGCCGCTCATTTTAGTGAAGACGGTTACGTTCTGGCATGGCCAAGTGCAGAAATGGGGGCCTTGCCAGTTGAAGGTGGAGTTGCCGTTGCCTTTAGACGACAAATTGCCGAAGCAGATGATCCCGACGCCATGAGAGCGAAATTGGAAAATGATCTGGCTGCCAAACAATCCCCTTTCCCACGCGGCGAGAGTTTTTCGGTACATGATGTTATTGATCCACGTGAGACACGACCATATCTTTGTCAGTGGATCGATTGGATCAAACCGACATTAGAAGAATTAAAAGGGCCGGTTCACTTTGGATACCGCCCGTAAATAACAAGGAGGAGACCGACAATGAGCGCATCCCTATCTGTGTCAATCGAAGGCTGGGATAATGGCAAACCAATCCCGGGCAAATATGCATTTGGCGTCCCGGCGGCAGAAGGGCACGTTGCCCTTAGTGATAACTTAAATCCAAAAATCAGTTGGAACGACGCGCCTGAAGGTACAAAATCATTTGCGATCATCTGTCACGACACAGACGTTCCTTCTGCGGGTGACGATGTAAACCAGGAAGGTAAAACAGTTCCTGAAGATCTTCCTCGTGTCGATTTCTATCATTGGGTACTTGTCGACATAGATGCCGACCGTTCGGAAATTGCTGAAGGGGAAGATTCAAAGGGTATCACAGCCAAAGGCAAGGCACCCGGAAAACAAGGCCATGGTGTAACAGGAATTAACAACTACACCGACTGGTTTGCTGGTGATGCCGATATGGGCGGTGACTATGGCGGATATGATGGCCCTTGTCCGCCTTGGAATGACAGTATCGTCCATCATTACCATTTCACAGTCTACGCATTAGACGTTGAAACACTTGGACTTGAAGGCACTTTTGGGGGACCGGAGGCTTTGGCCGCGATGCAAGGTCACATTCTTGCCTCCGGAAGTTATGTTGGCACCTATAGTCTAAACCCGGACGTCCCTGCCTAACCCGTTACTTTTCTTGCCAAGGCCCGGCCCAAAAACCGGACCTTGGTTCCCACGGGAAAGCGTTTGAAGTTGGTCTGCACTGTTCCTTTGGTAAAAGCTGTTTTCTTGGAATAATCCACAAAAACGTCAACGATAACCGATTTTCCTGTCCGTGCGATCTCCAATGCGGATTTCATTGCTTCGGATGAATTGTCATTGCTGTTAAGCGAGATATATTCCGCGCCCGTCGCCAACGCGACACCTTCCACATTTAACCCGCCTAAGACTGTGCAAGATTTTCGGTTATAAGGAAGCTCTTGCGCTTGGGCGATTTGAGACAACTCACCGTCATTAAACACACACACCACAACACCGATATCATTTCGGGTAGCCGTTAGAAGTTCCATGCAGGTCATGGTGAAAGCACCATCGCCGACGATCGCCACAACGTCTTTGTCAGGATTGGCAAGTTTCGCCCCAATAGAGGCTGGCACCGCATATCCCATACAGTTAAAATCAGAAGGACAGATAAAGCCTTTCTCATTCCAAATGGGCATCAATTCAGCCGCCAGAAACGTATGGTTGCCATCGTCAACAACGACAATCCCGTCCTCAGGCAACTGTTCACGTAGACCGTTAAAGTATGAAACAGGGTTAACCCGATCCTTTGAATCGTGGGCTTTCCACTCTTCCCTGTATTCCTGTTTCTTAGAGGCGATGACACTTCTCACATCATTCGATGCACGATCATCCCGTCCTGTATCGTTACCCAGTGCCGCATTGAGGGCCGATAGGGCTGCTTTTGCATCGGAAACAACACCAACTTTCGCAGGATAATTGGCACCAATAACATCAGGGTTGATATCGATATGGATAAGGTTATCCGGCACCGTGACGCCAAAACTTCCGGTCGGTATCTCACTAAAGCGGGTCCCAATCGCGATCAACACATCACAATCTTCAAACGCCGCTTGAGCGGCAGGCACAGCTGACGGCCCGAACCCCATACCAGTGTGCAACGGATGGTTTTCTGGAAAAACACTGATCCCTTGCAAAGTTGTTGCAACAGGGGCTTCCAATTTCTCAGCTAAATCAATCAATGCTTCTCGTGCGCTCCGCGATCCCCACCCCGCGAAAATTGCAGGTTTTTTTGCAGTTTTCAGAAGCGCTGCTGCCTTTGCGATTTCCTCTTCTAAACCTTCCATAGTCGGGGCCATTTTGCGCTCATAAGCAGGCATAGCGGACACGTCTCCCTTCATTAATTGAAGGTTCACAGGAATTTCAACGAAAACAGGGCCTGGTTCTCCAGTTGTCGCAATAGTATAGGCCTCGTATAGGGCTGGAATAATCTCTTCATGGCTTTGAGGCAGAAAAGTCGCCTTAGTCAGCCCCCCCATGAATTTATGCTGATCCATTTGGTGAAGTTGATATTCAAACTCCAGATCATTACGGACACCACCACACAGAACCAACATGGGTATCCCGTCAAGATACGCTTCCCCAATGCCACTGGAAGCATGTGTCAGACCTGCGGCAGGGACAACAACAAGAGTACCTATGCCGTCGCCAACACGGCTTACTGCGTCCGCCATAAAGGCCGCTCCGCCTTCATGGGTGACCATGATCGGCGTAATTTGATCAGACATATTCAGTTGATCATAAATCTCCGTGTTATGAACCCCCGGAATACCAAATGTGTGCGTGACACCAATTTGTTCCAAAGCATATCGAACAAGTTCTGCCCCTGTTTTCTTCATGCCAAATCTCCATTTATTGCCTCAGCGGCATATCTGGCCGTCAAGACACAGCCCCCCAAAAAAGTTCCCTCTAGTGCGCGAAGACCATGCATACCACCGCCGCCAAATCCTGCGGCTTCTCCCACGGCATACAGACCTTCTATCGGATAGCCTTCTGTATCCATGACCTGCCCTTCGAGGTTCGTCTGAATCCCACCAAGGCTTTTGCGACTGATGACAAATTGCCTTATGGCAATCAAAGGCAGTGCATCATCATCCAGTATTTTCTGCTCTTTTAGAGTTCTAACCCGATCCCCACGATATTGGCGCAGGTGACTTATCCGTCGAAGTTGATCATCATTCCGATATTTCAAAGGTCGATCTAACTGGGCGTCATAGGCCTCGATATCAGCCTTCATACCAGCGACATCGATGTCTGCACCGGTACCCAAAGCGTTCATTTTTTCTGCCAGTTCTTCAACAGAACGCGCCGTTACAAAATCCACGCAGTTATCCAACATATCCTGTAAGAGCGGTTTATTGCCGAACAAAACAGTTTTTATGAACGAGATTTTCTTTTTATCCCGAACCGCTGGATTTGATTCAGCCCCTGAAATTGCAAGTTCTTTCAAGGCAATTTTGCGGTTCATGACCGCCCAGGAATATTTGTGTTCGGGCTGTTCACAGACACGTTTAACAAGCTCCCAGGTATCATATCCAGAAACCAGAGGTTCTGGACCGATCCGGCGTCCCTTCGCATCCATCCATAATGCTGACTTACTGGGAACAAGACTAAGGCCATGCCTTGGCTTTCTGGGCCTTGGATGGTGTACCCCGGCCGCATAATTCCACATGCGATCAAGATTAGTCACATTACCGCCGATACGGGACACTTCATCATGCATCATACCATCAGCATATTGGTGTGATCCGTTAAGGATGGTTTCCGGTGCGCTCGCGCCCCATTCCTCCTGCCAGTGCTGCCTTATTTTGACATCACTGCCGTTAATCCCACCCGCAGCAACAACAACAACCTGTGCCTCAAAATAGAAGGGCGTGTTGTTCGTCTCATTGGCGCCCCGAACACCGCTTACACGTCCAGCCTGATACTCAAGTTCGGAGACCTTATGGCTAAACCGTACTTCAACCTGTTTGTTTTTAATCTGTTCGGATAAGTGATTTATGTAGACGTTCGCAAGTTCCTGTCCTGTCCCCCATACCAAATGAAAACGCGGAACGGAATTACCGGGTATATACATGCCCCGTTCGACCCAATTCACAACCGGAAAATAGGTCACTCCTCTTGCTGTGACAGCCTCATATAAATCGGGAATACTGCGTTCTATATAGGTTTTGGCAAAAACCCGTGGCCAATGGTCGTCTTCTTTAAATTCAGCAAATTGCTGCCAATCCCGCCACGCCAAATCAGCGTCATCTTTGATACCGGCTTTTCTTTGTTGCGGACTATCAACAAAAAACATTCCGCCAAAGCTCTCTTTGGCTAACCCGCCAAATTTGTCCGGCTCATCCCGATCCAGTATCAGAACTTTTCGGTTTTTTTCCGCAAGTTCGAGTGCAGTGACAATCCCAGCAATGCCGCCCCCGATGACGATTACGTCGTAATCATCTGTCATGTTTCCCCCCAGAATACATATACTCCCAAATGCATAATGACGGTTGCGACGATAAAAGTAAAATACAGGAGTTAGTTTTTCTCAAGTAAGAACAGTCTGATCCCTAATCCGATCAAGACAAAACCTGAAATCCGATTGATCCAGTTCGCAAAATTCTGACTTTGCATCAGCCGTTGCCCAGCTTTTCCGGCGCCAATTCCGATGACAATATTGATAAACAAACTGTTTACAGTGAATAGCAAGCCAAGAACCAGAATTTGAACGATAACATTTCCATTCTCTACCGAAATAAATTGCGGCAGGAAGGCAATAAAAAAGAGAGCGACTTTCGGGTTCAGTATGTTGGTAATCAACCCCCGTTTAAAATAAGTCCAGTCGCTATCAGCACTGACTTCTCCCATTCCAAATCCAGATACAGTGCTTTTAAGCTGCTTAAATCCAATCCAGATCAGGTAACCCGCCCCCATCAAACGGACAATATCAAAAGCAACTTCGGATGCTTGCAGAATGGCTGTAATGCCGACTGCCGCAAGTACAACGTGAAATACGGCACCTGCCCCAACACCCGACGCCGAAAAAGCACCAGCCTTTGCGCCGCGTGACATGCCATTGGCAACAATATACATAATGTCCGGACCTGGCGTTAAATTCAGAACCATCGTAGCCACCCAAAACAGCCACAACTGAGAAAGCTCAGGCATTTGAAACTCCCAACCCTATCGGCGGCCAAAAATCAGAACTATCCAGCCAAGAACGAAGCAACCACCAGCCAGTAGCATAAAGGGAATATTCATGCCCTCCACATTTTTACGGACGGAATACCCTATCCCCGTAATTTTCGCCTTCTTTGGAGAGATTTTCCACTGCAACCGGTAATCACCATCGATATCGACATTGACTGTCGTAATGATGTGGTTCTGGTTATTTCTCTCGAAACTCGGCCCCTGATCCGATTTCTTTTCGCTTTGAGTACGCGCTTCGGAACCAACGATCGTCCCTACAGGATCCAGTAACTTCACATCATATTTGTAAGCGGGGTTTGTTGTATCCTGCGCATGCATTTCTGATTTTACATTGAAGATTATCCGAACGGGGGACATAGATTTATCAAGCCCCACAATCACATCTTCACCACTTGGGCCTTGAAGACGTTTACTTACTATCTCCTCACCGCTTGTCGCATAACTATGCATCGTCCAGCCGAAAACACCCACAGACAAAACAAACAATATGATGACCAGAAACTTGTACATGTTCCCTCCCTCCATTAGAGTATTTGGAAATAGTTTCGCTATCGGAAATTATGGCAGTGGATATTAAAGTCCGGTTTATTTTTCAGGAAGCCATGACAAATGACAACTGAAACCAAGTTAAAAAGAAGATTAAACCTACCTCTTCTTATCCTGTACGGCCTTGGGGTGACAATAGGCGCCGGTATCTACGTCCTTGTAGGTGCTGCTGCTGGAAAAGCTGGCCTTTACGCACCAATTTCATTTGTCCTTGCTGCTGTTGTCGTCTCTTTTACGGGCTTTTCATATGCAGAACTTTCCACGCGCTACCCCGTCAGTGCAGGGGAAGCCGCCTATGTAAAGAAGGGATTTAATTCATCAACCCTTTCACTTGCCGTTGGTATAATGGTAATCGCCTCAGGAGTTGTATCCTCAGCTGCGGTTGCAATCGGTGCTGCGGCCTATATCCATGAATTGCTCGCAATTTCGCAAAACATAATTCTATTTGTTGTGATCGTGATTGTTGGACTGGTTGCGGCATGGGGAATCCTTGAATCCGTCAGTTTTGCAGCTCTTTTCACTATCGTCGAAATACTCGGCCTGCTCCTTGTCATTGGGTATGCATTTTATAGCTTCCCTGAAGAAGCGATACAGTTTCAGAAAACCCTACCGCCCTTCGATGCTGCGGTTTGGACAGGTATCTTTTCTGCAGGCCTTCTTGCCTTCTTTGCCTTCATTGGGTTTGAAGATATTGTAAATGTTGCAGAAGAAGTGAAGAACCCAGGCGCGAATATGCCTAAAGGCATAATCTGGACCCTTATTGTAGCCACCCTAATCTATTTTGTTGTGGTTTCAGTTGTGGTGCTGACAGTACCTTTGGAGGATCTGATCGCCTCTGATGCACCGCTTTCCCTTGTTTTCAGGGATGCAGGCTTCGCAACAGAAGGGTTGTTTATTCTCATTGCCATCATTGCAACGGTAAACGGTATCCTTATTCAGGTCATTATGGCGTCCCGAGTACTTTATGGTCTTGCAGCGCAGGGCAACCTCCCGGAACAATTTTCAAATGTTAACGAGATAACACAAACGCCCTTGGTGGCGACTGCAACTATTATTGGGCTGATTATGTTTCTGGCCTATTTTATGCCTATTTCTTCCCTCGCGGAAACCACATCGTCAATCGTTCTCAGCGTGTTTGCCATCGTCAATATCGCCCTCATCCTGATTAAGAAAAAAGGGGACGAACCGGGTACCCCCTACTACAAAGTGGGCGTTTGGGTTCCTTACATAGGCTTCATCTCCAGCACTGCCCTTCTCATCAGCGGGTTCCTCACGTAGAAATTGAATGTGAAACATTTTTTATATCTTAACGTTTATGACATACTGTAAATTACAC
It includes:
- a CDS encoding class I SAM-dependent methyltransferase, producing the protein MQNLQRIEKLSQSAIKSYKKNKIKEARKSVSKLLSSKPPSAYHLFQTGIAAYNATDLEAALKLHNKALDFSKGTSSTEADIIMSRGLIHMANNDLETACDDFTKAHEIDPKNARVLNNRSLALSKLRKDAEALADLEKANALDPTNLNAVLNLLRLLVKLKNTEKALQYVQSCMPIHGENADFLVLAGNIKSEQNPLEALTLIRKAAHKEPNSSFILNSYSDVFVRLGNLRNFEGLDKDLLLLLSNETVEWKKLNWIVPQHLKSLPDFQQILPLLEQAVSQNKDVNLDFGQVVKCMTNPVLLASLKRIRLSDPLLEKLLETFRRQTLAALASDIQLEDALKQVLLSILLPFAKYSFMAEYVFSESDFEKQTIPKVVEKIKNSPAFSIGNALNFVIICSYKTPYKDVDLTDCAKNWGNTKIDALNEFIDITINEPLAERALIPTISQLTKIEDSISLSVREQYEENPYPRWEHFPNRGGTKFPLHIATLLPSLKGNVPSMPEHPEILIAGCGTGQQPISTSFAFPDANVTAVDLSLASIAYAKRKTNELGIKNLSFGQADIMELRSLDRKFNVVECAGVLHHMHDPIAGWKVLVDLLEDDGFMLIALYSEIGRRDIVAAREFIEKQGYGNDANNIRACRKHLLSLPDSEIAKAVCRHSDFYTMSACRDLIFHVQEHRFTIPQIEKALDTLGLEFLGFQNTHKHQDEAYTRNYPDDVFKTNLDHWNQFEQDNPDIFSAMYKFWVRKRKS
- a CDS encoding tetratricopeptide repeat-containing sulfotransferase family protein — its product is MNRKARRQSAAKQGQKLRNKQLLTPETTGLSLMQLQQLQQLIAIARQCFLQGDDARAEEACRQCIDLYPEYATPYAILGDIALRLGRAELAISNYEKSLKILPDVASRLICFGDALVINQRLVDAKKVYQKALRLKPGDYEVSQSIATVLGMLGETRKAVKQCEQLIGSFPTRGAAYYTLSQYVKFQKGDKYEKVFTKLEEVLPSISETSDLANAQYALGRYYENLNDHIGSFKYFIKANDLLKDEAREGDDEARVFKGIMQFFPIGGDWCRGKVATTETDVPIFIVGMPRSGTTLIEQVLSSLSGVHGAGELQNIKEAGTRLSAAFPNKIPFIDEKDSDYEKIRYALTVEANHVLENMVKLAPNADHVIDKMPSNFTNIGVIHMLFPNAKIIHCRRNPVDTCLSNFKTSFFDKLRFSNDMQELGAYYVNYENMMAHWHEALPGRILDVQYEDVVADLEGQARRILDYCGLDWDPVCLEFHKNKRAVSTASSNQVRQPIYNSSVGQKERYGDLINPLLEALSPVL
- a CDS encoding flagellin translates to MAFSVNTNVSAMAALRTLTMTQSSLNSVQRQIETGLKVAEAKDDPSTFTIAQGMRGDVGSLKAIQEGLSFGQATVNMANAGALQISEVIIDLNKKVTQAFNEGLDITILQEEADALVEQINSIVNTTIFNGVNLIDGSGTDLEVLSALGGVTQTVPAQDATTATLGLTGFDLSANASIITIDDSYAIAEDDVYTLTLSDANGTTAIHRFEMTADGNALTSAPDESATPPIYVHAVTVDPANQSVQEMTGIMAQTMRQEGFAVTLGESGTITIAHGQNVATTANNGATDLTTTVIAGINNTGNDPLAVLENAEMLVGQIMTTLGTAANRLDSQSEFTQLLVDKLQEGLGILVDANLAEASAELQALQTKEQLGIQSLSIANSRPQSILSLFQ
- the flaF gene encoding flagellar biosynthesis regulator FlaF, giving the protein MSVAAYQKANQNTENPRQTEYRAFAIFTRALEEAEAKGPVEVVKAVADNRQLWLTLQMDLASEDNKLPKELKAQLISISIWVNRYSAEALKGEASLEPLITVNKQIMEGLRGTSSSAEAEAPSPTA
- a CDS encoding acyl-CoA carboxylase subunit beta — translated: MSWEKEAQEIKYMRQAARKMGGEEAIKKQHEKGRLTIRERIDLLLDNNSFHEHGSLAGSSERDEDGNLTDFSPANYITGLGKVNGRPVAVGGEDFTLKGGSPNAAGLRKSVYAEELALQYKVPLVRMLEGGGGSVAGSKGNQGPVGSPVFEKPRFKSIAQMMSVAPVASAALGPVAGFPAARFAASHFSVMTKETSQILIAGPAVVSRALDTDMTKEELGGEKIHSRNGVATNIAKSEEDALNQIRTFLSYLPTNVWNLPPVSASNDPEDRCEDDLISIIPKNRRQPFNMRKILKAVVDEGSYFEMNKGYGPSLITAFGRMKGVPVGIIGNDCKYYAGAMGAHAAIKTRRFIELCDTFHLPILNFVDEPGFMIGPDSEKLGTIRYGTSAVASSVMSVVPWATVIVKKAFGVAAAAHFSEDGYVLAWPSAEMGALPVEGGVAVAFRRQIAEADDPDAMRAKLENDLAAKQSPFPRGESFSVHDVIDPRETRPYLCQWIDWIKPTLEELKGPVHFGYRP